A region of Novipirellula aureliae DNA encodes the following proteins:
- a CDS encoding integron integrase, producing MSIAQFEREVLGDRLGENDQVWFPRWLRRYAMGVRNGMVDDLPVNKDSVLKFSRSLLANGAPAWQRYQAVRAVECYRNLVLHRSEPDLSSIVMTLAQLGRQERNIDLEAPPTAEELAKLRGNINRGEPAFIQTMRGEMRVLHYAMATEKAYVRWVKRFSGHVGSTKLDQFDEKDIGTFLTSLAVEGNVSASTQTQAQSGLIFFYHCILGKQLGFLNAVRARQSESIPVWFSRGEIERLLVHFVGMHRLMFLLIYGAGLRHKECRRLRIKDVCFDEGHIVVRDGKGAKDRITFLPERAKDGLKRQIEVAARFHRIDVDEGFEQVYLPYALAKKYPNACKELAWKWVFPSNQRSRDKRSGQLWRHHIAEQQFANAFKTALRLSEIPKNGVPHSLRHSFATHLVESGTDIQTIQKLMGHKDVETTMGYVHTSQVLGKSIKSPMDTLED from the coding sequence ATGAGTATAGCTCAGTTTGAACGCGAGGTTTTGGGGGACCGACTGGGGGAGAACGATCAGGTTTGGTTCCCACGCTGGCTGAGGCGGTATGCGATGGGCGTTCGCAATGGCATGGTGGATGACTTGCCCGTGAACAAGGATTCGGTTCTAAAATTCTCGAGATCTTTGCTGGCCAACGGTGCTCCTGCTTGGCAGCGATATCAGGCGGTGCGTGCAGTGGAATGCTATCGTAATTTGGTTTTGCATCGCAGCGAGCCGGATTTGTCGTCCATCGTGATGACACTGGCTCAGTTGGGACGGCAAGAACGGAACATTGACCTCGAAGCACCTCCGACGGCGGAGGAATTGGCGAAATTACGGGGTAATATCAATCGCGGCGAACCGGCGTTCATTCAGACCATGCGCGGCGAAATGCGGGTACTGCATTACGCGATGGCGACTGAGAAGGCCTACGTTCGTTGGGTGAAGCGGTTTAGTGGCCACGTCGGTTCGACGAAGTTGGACCAATTTGACGAGAAGGATATTGGAACTTTCTTGACTTCGTTGGCGGTCGAAGGGAACGTTTCGGCGAGCACTCAGACACAGGCACAGTCGGGACTCATATTCTTTTATCACTGCATACTTGGCAAGCAACTTGGCTTCTTAAACGCGGTGCGTGCGAGGCAGAGCGAGTCGATCCCGGTATGGTTTAGTCGCGGAGAGATCGAACGCTTGCTGGTTCATTTTGTTGGTATGCACCGGCTGATGTTTTTGTTGATCTACGGTGCTGGGTTGCGGCACAAGGAGTGTCGGCGATTACGGATTAAGGATGTCTGTTTCGACGAGGGGCATATTGTGGTGCGAGACGGCAAGGGAGCGAAGGATCGAATTACCTTCCTGCCCGAACGTGCCAAGGATGGCTTAAAACGCCAGATTGAGGTCGCCGCCCGATTTCATCGTATTGACGTCGACGAGGGTTTTGAGCAGGTTTATCTGCCTTATGCATTGGCGAAGAAGTATCCCAATGCTTGCAAGGAGCTTGCTTGGAAGTGGGTGTTTCCATCAAATCAGCGATCTCGTGATAAGCGGAGTGGTCAATTGTGGCGACATCACATTGCGGAGCAACAATTTGCCAATGCTTTTAAGACGGCGCTAAGATTGTCGGAGATTCCAAAAAACGGTGTGCCTCATTCACTGCGTCACAGTTTCGCGACGCACCTTGTCGAATCGGGGACGGACATTCAGACGATCCAAAAGTTGATGGGGCACAAGGATGTTGAAACGACGATGGGCTACGTGCATACCAGTCAAGTGCTTGGCAAAAGCATTAAGAGTCCGATGGATACTCTAGAGGATTGA
- a CDS encoding right-handed parallel beta-helix repeat-containing protein → MTKIRLCHKTRSGCERPISRLAASGSIDNTTDIACFAFVASPKKYLLSGRRRSFPKEPSGAHTVAAVIAVFILLWCPSILAAKNLYVDANGGDDTQPGTLDKPFQTLQHATSKMVFGDVCIIKAGVYRETLIPKADGLTFRNFEDDYVLLTGLDTVKGWTRHEGKIWKAGFTRASPPGSFKASMVFVDGQRMNWARTPNEDGDMLNNKDTRLVKVGADTSKRSSILGTVVFEDLPSPAKDAWKGAYFVGLASYNVAAWFTANKGLVQESDGNSLVVKDISWNWMNGASKGRFLGDGYGYLIGHLLALDAETEWHLQDDTLYLYPPAGTDMETARIEARSRILGLDLSGRTGITIEGINFKAAGVKMEASANCVLDRCTFRYASSFSAFREHAWGDYKNGDGGIYISGHHNTVKNCYIGKTWGNGIALWGHHNTLENSIVEHCNWQAERLANISCPGDDNVIQANTVRFGAREGMDLGNGRWVDKYALRALVKFNHVHDLGLLCPDGGLFYVNHQGGGKPLANTEICYNIWHDYPSADSPRPHGGIYLDNMSSGYKIHHNVIRNVISGVHLNDISRDNNTHDVYVYHNTIINCKHAVRMNQGQKGSINTKNVIVQNNRSNGSDFEGTQVDHNQSDMHDRGYVDPRNKDYRLKSISMSIDAGIAIPGINDDAVGAPDLGAYEFQGQDWMAGASIDVPDFPDEKKR, encoded by the coding sequence ATGACCAAGATTAGGCTCTGTCATAAAACTCGCTCTGGCTGCGAGCGACCCATCTCTCGCCTGGCTGCTTCTGGCTCCATCGACAATACAACCGATATCGCCTGCTTCGCCTTCGTTGCCAGTCCAAAAAAATACTTGCTCTCGGGCCGACGACGGAGTTTTCCGAAAGAGCCCAGTGGTGCACATACAGTTGCAGCGGTTATCGCGGTATTCATCTTGCTCTGGTGTCCCTCCATACTTGCGGCAAAGAACCTATACGTCGATGCCAACGGCGGTGATGATACCCAGCCTGGAACCCTGGATAAGCCATTCCAGACGCTTCAGCATGCGACCAGCAAAATGGTGTTCGGCGATGTTTGCATCATCAAGGCTGGTGTCTACCGTGAGACCCTTATTCCCAAAGCCGATGGGCTGACCTTCCGGAACTTTGAAGATGATTATGTCCTCCTCACTGGGTTGGATACGGTTAAGGGATGGACTCGGCATGAAGGGAAGATCTGGAAAGCGGGGTTTACTCGGGCTTCTCCTCCTGGCAGCTTTAAGGCCTCCATGGTCTTTGTTGATGGCCAGCGTATGAATTGGGCCCGCACTCCCAATGAAGATGGCGACATGCTCAACAACAAAGATACGCGTTTGGTGAAGGTCGGTGCTGATACCAGCAAGCGTTCTTCGATTTTGGGTACGGTTGTCTTTGAGGACTTGCCTTCGCCAGCAAAGGACGCCTGGAAGGGAGCCTATTTTGTGGGACTCGCCTCTTACAATGTAGCCGCTTGGTTCACGGCCAATAAGGGGCTCGTGCAGGAATCGGATGGCAATTCACTCGTCGTCAAGGATATCTCCTGGAACTGGATGAATGGTGCCAGTAAGGGACGTTTTCTGGGGGATGGTTATGGCTATCTCATTGGACACCTGCTGGCCCTGGATGCTGAGACCGAGTGGCATCTTCAAGACGATACGCTCTACCTCTATCCTCCCGCAGGCACGGATATGGAAACGGCACGTATCGAAGCCCGGAGCCGCATCCTGGGACTGGACCTCTCCGGGCGGACGGGGATCACCATTGAGGGAATCAACTTCAAGGCCGCCGGGGTGAAGATGGAAGCTTCGGCCAACTGCGTACTAGACCGGTGTACCTTCCGCTATGCATCCAGCTTTTCGGCCTTTCGTGAACATGCCTGGGGTGATTACAAAAACGGAGACGGTGGTATCTACATCTCCGGGCATCACAACACGGTTAAGAACTGCTACATCGGCAAGACCTGGGGCAATGGCATTGCTCTGTGGGGGCATCACAATACGCTGGAGAATTCCATCGTCGAGCATTGCAACTGGCAGGCAGAACGATTGGCCAATATCTCCTGCCCCGGAGATGACAATGTCATTCAGGCCAACACCGTCCGGTTTGGTGCCCGCGAGGGAATGGATCTGGGCAATGGTCGATGGGTCGATAAGTACGCTCTGCGGGCCCTGGTTAAGTTCAACCATGTGCATGATCTGGGACTGCTATGCCCCGACGGAGGATTGTTCTATGTCAATCATCAGGGGGGAGGGAAGCCGCTTGCCAATACCGAAATCTGCTACAACATTTGGCATGATTATCCCAGCGCCGATAGCCCACGCCCCCATGGAGGCATCTATCTCGACAATATGAGTAGTGGCTACAAGATTCATCACAATGTGATAAGGAATGTTATCTCAGGCGTGCATCTGAATGACATCTCGCGGGACAACAATACCCATGATGTCTATGTCTACCACAATACGATCATAAACTGTAAACACGCTGTCCGGATGAACCAAGGACAAAAGGGCAGCATCAATACCAAAAATGTCATTGTTCAGAACAACCGAAGTAACGGCAGTGACTTCGAAGGCACTCAGGTTGACCACAACCAGTCGGATATGCACGATAGGGGATACGTGGATCCAAGAAATAAAGACTATCGTTTAAAATCGATATCAATGTCTATCGATGCAGGCATCGCAATTCCTGGAATAAACGACGATGCCGTGGGGGCTCCTGATTTAGGAGCCTATGAGTTCCAGGGTCAGGACTGGATGGCAGGGGCATCCATTGACGTTCCTGATTTCCCTGATGAAAAGAAACGCTAA
- a CDS encoding Sip1-related alpha-galactosidase, with protein MKCFQCSLIFMIIFLCSTLQAEPLVIGDRSKGLIVETLDSTLPDESGMVLIREMLLPTFERGAYYRPYSGGGPRGNRVEAVAFKTIAELEAYRPSATRKGHTSVQQGQFILLELKGGRYLAILPMTSEKVYGQFFVEKGKLLLKTGNFGTNAVQGKIPLLCWAYGNSPYSATQAVWEQVFESGYVAAQPRGDKGFPEEPYGYLGWCSWEHYKRNISEEVITEAVHTLEKSGAPIRWVMIDDGYLDVQGAKLRSFGVDQKKFPNGWKPIMDLKNPEKIKWIGIWRNFGGYMGGTSSAHTMDDLKPFLANTMSRGTVLPDGRPESSKAFYEKMVSDTKDNGFDFVKVDFHTRTFDHYMGTADPVGVMRLNNEALEEATHSMGIPLLNCIAQPNVNSLQTKYSMLTRSSPDYNQMDKAKNKCNTYQSFANHLWMGQTVWGDLDMFHTHDQRDVNSMAIARAISGGPIYISDEPSKVVPKVLHQLAYRDGKLLRTAAPATLLPESFFIHPFRNDEVFRVIAPMEDGVAAIALFNFTESGKALSSGFTAKDYSHAGELLQPNEGAWPVPDEGLLVYDRETKTAVDLANGFSTDVPNFDAKLLLIYPKNKGWAVIGRSDKFLPAAAIKMNSVTSSSVSFMLKESGPLLIWSEKGAPLLEGASFQSIGSNLYLAELAVEEGVREITISRK; from the coding sequence ATGAAATGTTTCCAATGCTCGCTGATTTTTATGATCATTTTCCTGTGCTCGACCTTGCAGGCTGAGCCCCTTGTCATTGGTGATCGTTCCAAGGGATTGATCGTTGAGACCCTTGATTCCACCCTGCCGGATGAGTCGGGTATGGTGCTCATCCGTGAAATGTTGTTACCGACATTCGAGCGAGGTGCCTACTATCGTCCGTACTCGGGTGGCGGCCCCAGAGGCAACCGCGTCGAAGCGGTTGCCTTTAAAACGATTGCTGAACTCGAGGCCTATCGCCCCTCCGCGACGCGGAAAGGACACACGAGTGTTCAGCAGGGACAGTTCATTCTTCTAGAGCTCAAGGGTGGTCGCTATCTGGCGATTTTGCCCATGACCTCTGAAAAGGTTTACGGCCAATTCTTTGTTGAAAAGGGCAAGCTCCTGCTCAAAACAGGGAACTTTGGAACCAATGCGGTGCAAGGTAAGATTCCTCTGCTGTGCTGGGCTTATGGCAATTCGCCTTACTCGGCAACGCAGGCGGTTTGGGAGCAGGTCTTTGAGTCCGGCTACGTTGCGGCCCAGCCGCGTGGGGACAAAGGCTTTCCCGAGGAGCCCTACGGATATCTTGGCTGGTGTTCCTGGGAACATTACAAAAGAAACATCTCAGAAGAGGTCATCACGGAGGCGGTTCACACGCTGGAAAAAAGTGGCGCACCGATTCGTTGGGTCATGATCGACGATGGCTATTTGGATGTCCAGGGCGCAAAGCTACGCAGTTTTGGTGTGGATCAGAAGAAGTTCCCGAATGGCTGGAAGCCAATCATGGATTTGAAGAATCCAGAGAAGATCAAATGGATTGGCATCTGGCGAAACTTTGGCGGATATATGGGGGGAACCTCATCGGCGCACACGATGGATGATCTGAAGCCCTTCCTGGCCAATACCATGAGTAGGGGAACCGTCCTACCAGATGGACGCCCAGAGTCATCAAAGGCGTTTTATGAAAAGATGGTGTCCGATACCAAAGATAACGGTTTTGATTTCGTTAAGGTCGACTTCCATACCCGCACCTTTGACCACTATATGGGGACAGCCGATCCGGTTGGCGTGATGCGATTGAATAATGAAGCGCTTGAGGAGGCCACCCACTCGATGGGCATTCCCTTGCTGAACTGTATCGCCCAGCCCAATGTGAATTCTCTGCAAACCAAGTATAGCATGCTCACGCGATCCAGCCCGGATTACAACCAAATGGATAAGGCGAAGAACAAATGCAATACCTACCAGAGCTTTGCGAATCATCTCTGGATGGGGCAAACGGTCTGGGGTGATCTCGACATGTTCCACACCCACGACCAGCGGGATGTCAATTCGATGGCCATCGCCCGTGCGATCTCGGGCGGCCCCATTTACATTTCCGATGAGCCTTCGAAGGTCGTCCCGAAAGTGCTGCATCAACTAGCCTATCGAGACGGGAAACTGCTACGGACCGCAGCCCCGGCGACACTTCTGCCAGAGAGCTTTTTCATCCATCCCTTCCGCAATGACGAAGTCTTCCGTGTCATTGCACCCATGGAAGATGGGGTGGCAGCGATCGCTTTGTTTAACTTTACGGAGAGTGGCAAAGCATTGAGCAGCGGATTTACGGCTAAAGACTACAGCCACGCTGGTGAGCTGCTGCAGCCCAACGAGGGCGCATGGCCCGTGCCAGACGAAGGTCTCTTGGTATATGATCGTGAGACAAAGACGGCTGTCGATTTAGCAAATGGCTTCTCTACCGATGTGCCAAACTTCGATGCCAAACTCCTCCTGATCTATCCAAAGAACAAGGGCTGGGCTGTAATCGGTCGTAGCGATAAGTTCCTTCCTGCCGCTGCGATCAAAATGAATTCGGTAACGTCCTCATCGGTAAGTTTCATGTTGAAGGAATCCGGCCCGCTCCTGATTTGGAGCGAAAAGGGTGCACCCCTATTAGAAGGTGCTTCCTTTCAATCGATCGGCAGCAATCTCTACCTTGCGGAACTGGCCGTCGAAGAGGGGGTTCGTGAAATCACTATTTCAAGGAAATAA